A stretch of DNA from Tautonia rosea:
GGCCCGCCGCGTCCTCGCGCACAAGGAGGCCATCGCCTCCTATTCCTGGAGCCCCGACGGTAAGAAGGTCGCCTTCCTGGCCAGCGAATCGGTTCCCGACGATCAGAAAAAACTCCGCGACCAGGGGTTCAATCAACGCGTGTTCGAGGAAGAATGGCGAGCCGTCCGCGTCCTGATCGCCACCATCGGGGACGACGAGGCCGACGAACCGAAGGCCCTGGAGCTGGACGGCTCGGCCTCCGAACTATCCTGGAGCCCCGACGGCGCGCACCTGGCCGTCGCCCTCGCGCCGACCCCCGGCGTCGACGACGGCTTCATGAAGCGCAAGGTCCACGTCGTCGACGCCGAGTCGGGCGAGGTCGTCCGGGCCCTCGACAATCCCGGCAAGCTCGGCCCGGTCCGGTGGAGCCCCGAGGGGACCCGGCTCGCCTTGATCTCGGCCGCCGACCTGAACGATCCGTCCCCCGGCCGCGTCCTCGTCGCCTCGATCGACGACGGCAACCTGACCGAGCTGGCCCCGGGACACGAAGGGCAGTTTGAAGACCTGACCTGGCTCAACGAGACGACCCTCCTCGCCCTCAGCTCCGAGGGAGTGCAGACGACCCTCCGAGAACTCTCGGTCGACGACCCCTCCCGGAGCGAGGTCGTGGTCCAGGGTCCGGTGATCTTCAACGCGATCCACCGCCCGAGCGGCTCCGAGACCATCGCCCTGATCGGCGAGACCCCCCGGCATCCGGCCGAAGTCTACCGCATGGTCCAATCCGGCTCGGAGCCCGAGCGAGTCACCCAGCACAACACCGTGCTCGATGATCTCCGATTCGCTGATCAAGAGGTCATCACGTTCAAGGCCCGCGATGGTCTGGAACTGCAAGGGATCTTGATCCACCCGCTCGACCGCGAGGAAGGGGCCCGGTCCCCGATGATCCTTTACGTCCACGGTGGCCCTGAGGCGCACGACCGCAACGGCTGGCTGACCAGCTACGCCCAGCCCGGCCAGCTCGCCGCAGGCCGAGGCTTCGCCGTCTTTTACCCGAACTACCGGGGCAGCACCGGCCGCGGCGTCGCCTTCTCGAAGCTCGGCCAGAATGACGCCGCCGGCAAGGAGTTCGACGACCTCGTCGACGCCATCGACCACTTCGACAAGACCGGCCTGATCGACCCGAAGAAGGTCGGCATCACCGGCGGATCGTACGGCGGCTATGCCTCGGCCTGGGGAGCGACCTACTATTCCGACCGCTTCGCCGCGGCCGTGATGTTCGTCGGCATCTCCGACAAGATCGCCAAGTCGGGCACCACGGATATCCCTGAAGAGGAATATCTTGTTCATGCCCGCAAGCGCCCCTGGGAGGACTGGCAGTTCTTCCTGGAGCGGAGCCCGATCCACCACGTCACCAAGGCCCAGACCCCGATCCTCATCCTCCACGGCGAGGAGGACCCCCGCGTTCACCCGGCGCAGTCGCTCGAGCTGTACCGCTACCTGAAGCTCGTCGATCAGGCCCCCGTGCGCTTGATCCTCTACCCGGGCGAGGGGCACGGCAACCGCCGGGCCGCCTCGCGCTATGACTACAACCTGCGGATGATCCGCTGGATGGAGCATTACCTCCAGGGAGAAGGGGGCGACCCTCCCCCCTTGCAGCTCGAGTATGAGGTCCTCAAGGACGATTCGGCGTCGTGAGACCCCCTCGGGAAGAACGTCGAGAGGCCATCGCCCCCCGATGGATCGTGGGGCGATGGCCTCCGGCGACGGGGTTTTGTCGCGTTCGGACATCGGAATGCGAGGGTTCTCGACCGCTCTCGGTCCAGGAGGGGAATCAATCAGGAGATCCGGCAACAATCGGCCGCTCGCTGGCCGGATCGTGACATATCCTGCTCTCAGCGGGAGAGCGGAGCGGCCGCGAATGACGCTCGCCACCGTCACCACGCTTGAGATTCGGACGACCGTTCGCCCTCGGGGGAAAGGGCCGCCCAGGCGTTGGCCTGGCCCTCGTGAGACCAACGGGAGTCGACGCGCGGATGAGTGACTGTGATGCAAGCCCCACCGTGTGACCTGATTGCGATTCCCATTGAGGGCCTGGATCGATGGTCCTGGAGTCGACCTTCGCCGATTGTCTCGGCCAGCCTCGCAACCGCGATCCTGGACTCGGCAACGATTGAAATGGTCCCGGGGCCGTTCGTCCGAGTGCCGGATTCGGATCCGATCGTGGCTCATCGAGAGGCCGCAGACTTCGAGATCCGAGGCCAGCGCATCGGCCCTTACGTGCTCCTTGAGCCTCTGGGGGCAGGGTCTCAGGCGGTTGTCTGGCGTGCCGTGACCGATCAGCCGGAGAACGGAGTGGTGGCGCTGAAGATCCTGACCGGCGTTCGAGGGCTCGACCCCCGCCGCCTCGCCCGATTCCGTCGCGAAGCCGAGCGTGGTCGTCGGCTCGCCGGATTGGCCACCTTGCCCGTCGTCGACTTCGGCACCGCCGACGGCGTGGCCTACATGGCCATGCCGGTCGTCGAGGGGGACCCCCTCAGTGAAGTCATCGCCAGACGCCGAGGCGAATGGGAGCCGATGCTCCGCAGGCCGCACTGGCTCGACCCGTTGCCCGAGACCAGTTACCTCCGATCGATCCTTGGGATCATGGAACAGATCGCCCGAGCCCTGGCAAGGGCTCATGCGGCCTCGGTCGCCCACCGAGACATCAAACCGGCGAATATTCTCGTCGATCGTGACCGATCCAGCGGCGGAGCCTACCTGGCTGACTTCGGCCTGGGGCGAGAGCTGGACATCGCCACCCCCGAGCAGCTGCAGGATGGCGCGGGGACCCCCCTGTACATGGCTCCCGAGAAGCTTCGCGGAGGCCCCCGAGACGAACGGCTTTGCGATATCTATGCGCTTGGCGTCACTCTGTTCGAGGCCGTGACACTGACCCGCCCGTTCCAGGTGCCGAATTGCTGCCCGCTGCCGGCTCTGGCCGCTTGCCTGATGGCGCAGCGTCCCCTGCGGCCTCGGAGCGTCTGTCCGGGCCTCCCCCGACCTCTGGAGGCGATGATCGAGCGCGCCATGGCGGTCCATCCCTCGGATCGCCATCCCACGGCCGAGGCGCTGGCCGACGATCTCCATCAGTTCCTGATGGCCGGTTGAGCCTCGATTGCGATCAACGCAATTGCCCTGGTCCGGGATCCCGGTACGATGACGGTCGATCGCTCGTTGGTCTCCGAAATGGTGAAGGGGACCCGGGCGAGGAGGTGCCTCACCTCCCGATCGTCCCACGGAGTTCGCGCTGATGGATTCGTTCCTGCCGATGGATGTTCTCGCTCGATGGATTCATGTGGGGACGGCGATTGTGGTCTTGGGTGGGAGCGTCTTCCTCCGAGTCGTGCTCATGCCCGCGGCCTCAGCCTCGCTGACCGAGGCCGATCACGACGCCTTGAGGCAGCGCTTGATGGCCACCTGGCGTCGAGTGGTGACGTGGGGCATTGCCCTGTTCCTGCTCAGCGGCTTCTACAACTACCTCGCGGTGGCCCTTCCCCGGCATCGGGGCGACGGGCTCTATCATGGGCTCATGGGGATCAAGATCCTCCTGGCCTTCGTCGTCTTCTTCCTCGCCTCGGCCCTCGTCGGCCGGTCTGAGGCCCTCGCGGGCATCCGACGCAAGGCTCGGCAGTGGTTGGCGATCACGATCCTGCTCGGGTTCGTCATCGTCGGCATCTCCGGGTTCCTCAAGGTCGCTCGGCCCGGCGCGATCGCCGAGGAACCCGCCGCTGCAAGCGAGGTCGCCCCGCCAGAGGGCTGACCTGGGCCGCGATCGCGACGGTCGATCGTTCAACCGGGGATCAGGCTATGGCTGAGTCTTCCTCGGGAAGTTCGGTCCCCTTGGTTTCCGGGGCGACGGTCAGCAGGGCGATGCCGACGAGGAAGACCAGGCTGACAACCGCGACGGCGGGTCGCACGCCGATCGCCGCTCCCAGGCCTCCCCGGACGAGGAGCATCACCGCCCCCAGGATCCGGCCGACGTTGAAGCAGAAGCTCGACCCGGTGGCTCGCAGGTGGGTCGGAAAGAGCTCGGGGAAGTAGATCGCATAGCCGGCATGCATCCCCACGACAAAGGCGGCCATCAGGGCTAACAGGACGACGGTGGTGAGCAAGGTCGAGGCCGTGAGGAAGGTCAAGGGGACCAGGATCAACGCCCCGAGGTGATAGAGCAGGAAGGTCTTCCGGCGGCCGAGTGTCGAGGCCAGGGGGGCAAACGCGAGCAGGCCGGCGGCGCTGCCGGTCAGGGTGATCAGGGAGTAGACCTGGCTGGCGCGGACCTGCTTTTCGGCGTCGGAGAGGGAGTCGCCCAGCACGTCCTTGACCAGTTCGGGAGCGAAGGCGAAGACTCCCCAGTAGGTCCCGAGTCCGACGGCCGCCAGGCCCATCCCGATCAACGCCCGAGGCCGCCATCGCCGATCGCCGAGCAACTGGCCGAGCGATCCGGCCGATCGCTTCGGAGTGCTCGGAACGGGATCACCGGCAGGCGACGGGTCGGCTCCGGGCGATTGGGTGGCCTGCCGCCAGCGCTCGGGCTCTCGTAGGCTCATCCGGATCCAGAGCACCAGGAGGGCCGGGAGCAATCCGATCAAAAAGGCCCAGCGCCACTGGTCCGGCTCCGAGAAGATCCAGCCGGTCGCCGAGGCCAGGACCAGACCCAGAACGCTCGAGGCGTGGAACGCTCCCCCGGCCATCGCACGCCATCGGGTCGGAACCGATTCGGCCACCAAGGAGGCCGCCACAGCCCACTCACCCCCCACTCCGATCGCCACGAGGAACCTCAGGGCGTGCAGTTGCCAGACCTCGGTGACGAGGTAGGTCAGGGCCGAGAAGATCGAGTAGACGAGGATCGTCAGGCCCATCGTCCGGACCCGACCCACCCGATCGGCAAGCATGCCGAACCCGAGCCCCCCGGCGGCTCCTCCCACCAGGAAGAGAGCCAACGCCACGTTGCTGTGCCAGTCGATCCGGCCTCGGAGGCTCTCGGTCAGCTCGGCTCCCGGAGCGCCGCCGAGCAGCTCGCGGAGCATCGGCCCCTTGAAGACGGCGAAGAGCTGCCCCTCGTAGACGTCGAAGACCCAGCCGGCCGAGGCGATCGTGAAGACCAGCCAGGCCGACGTGCCGAGGCTTCGAGAGGATCGATCGGGATCAGGATCGGGTTGCGGCATCGTCGGGTCCAAGGGGCAAAGGAGGGAGGAGAGGTTCGAGGGACAATCGCCCACATGATCGGCCATCAATGGTCCCCTGTCGACCGACCAGTCAGGGCAGGAGCGGCCCGGCCCTCCGACGCCCCCAGAGCGGAGCAGGTCGGAACGCCTCGGCAAACGGCACGCCGACCTGGAATCCCCGGAACCTTGCCTGGACCTCAGCCAGGTCGGACAGGGCGTGGATGCCGCCGTCGTTTCGGGCGGTCTGGCTGGCGTGGCAGGCGAGCATCCGGCGCTTGAGATCGAAGTGCTCCGAGATGTCCACATAAAGCGACGGCTCAAACCCCGACCCGGCGATCGTGTCCATGAAGACGATGGCGGGGGGCCGATCGAGGCACGCTTGATCCCCGAGATGCCCTGGCGAGGCTGCGAACCAGGAGGCCGCCGAGGTCAGCTCGCCGACCCGAATATGGTCGATGTGGTAATCCTCCGGGGCGTGGGTCAGGATGAGGTCGGGCCGGGCCTTGCGGATGATCGCGACGAACCGATCGCGGGCCTCGGGCGTGTCGAAGACGCCGGCATCCTGGAAGTCGAGGAAGTCGATCGGGGCTCCCAGCAGGGCCGCGGCAGCCTCGGCCTCGGCCCTTCGGCGAGCGGCCAACTCCGGGTCGGAACCGGCCAGGCCGCCCCGGTCTCCCTGGCAGGCGACGGCCAGATGGACCGAGGCGCCGAGGTCGAGGAAGCGGGCGAGGGTGCCGGCGCAGAGGATCTCGATGTCGTCCGGATGGGCCCCGATCGCCAGGACTCGGCGGGGGAGGCCAGACAAGAGGGGATCGGTACTCATCGGAGTCGAACCTCCACCGGCTGG
This window harbors:
- a CDS encoding alpha/beta hydrolase family protein produces the protein MSRTFRPICRASFAWVLLLATIPPIARGAVEDAPATFTPELIAQLQVVTQVAASPDGEAIAYVLAVPRNLKSEKDGPAWTELHLVDDDGRSRPYVSGEVNVSQVSWTPDGTGIAFLAKRGSDESPSLYVIPVDGGEARRVLAHKEAIASYSWSPDGKKVAFLASESVPDDQKKLRDQGFNQRVFEEEWRAVRVLIATIGDDEADEPKALELDGSASELSWSPDGAHLAVALAPTPGVDDGFMKRKVHVVDAESGEVVRALDNPGKLGPVRWSPEGTRLALISAADLNDPSPGRVLVASIDDGNLTELAPGHEGQFEDLTWLNETTLLALSSEGVQTTLRELSVDDPSRSEVVVQGPVIFNAIHRPSGSETIALIGETPRHPAEVYRMVQSGSEPERVTQHNTVLDDLRFADQEVITFKARDGLELQGILIHPLDREEGARSPMILYVHGGPEAHDRNGWLTSYAQPGQLAAGRGFAVFYPNYRGSTGRGVAFSKLGQNDAAGKEFDDLVDAIDHFDKTGLIDPKKVGITGGSYGGYASAWGATYYSDRFAAAVMFVGISDKIAKSGTTDIPEEEYLVHARKRPWEDWQFFLERSPIHHVTKAQTPILILHGEEDPRVHPAQSLELYRYLKLVDQAPVRLILYPGEGHGNRRAASRYDYNLRMIRWMEHYLQGEGGDPPPLQLEYEVLKDDSAS
- a CDS encoding serine/threonine-protein kinase; this encodes MQAPPCDLIAIPIEGLDRWSWSRPSPIVSASLATAILDSATIEMVPGPFVRVPDSDPIVAHREAADFEIRGQRIGPYVLLEPLGAGSQAVVWRAVTDQPENGVVALKILTGVRGLDPRRLARFRREAERGRRLAGLATLPVVDFGTADGVAYMAMPVVEGDPLSEVIARRRGEWEPMLRRPHWLDPLPETSYLRSILGIMEQIARALARAHAASVAHRDIKPANILVDRDRSSGGAYLADFGLGRELDIATPEQLQDGAGTPLYMAPEKLRGGPRDERLCDIYALGVTLFEAVTLTRPFQVPNCCPLPALAACLMAQRPLRPRSVCPGLPRPLEAMIERAMAVHPSDRHPTAEALADDLHQFLMAG
- a CDS encoding MFS transporter, which gives rise to MPQPDPDPDRSSRSLGTSAWLVFTIASAGWVFDVYEGQLFAVFKGPMLRELLGGAPGAELTESLRGRIDWHSNVALALFLVGGAAGGLGFGMLADRVGRVRTMGLTILVYSIFSALTYLVTEVWQLHALRFLVAIGVGGEWAVAASLVAESVPTRWRAMAGGAFHASSVLGLVLASATGWIFSEPDQWRWAFLIGLLPALLVLWIRMSLREPERWRQATQSPGADPSPAGDPVPSTPKRSAGSLGQLLGDRRWRPRALIGMGLAAVGLGTYWGVFAFAPELVKDVLGDSLSDAEKQVRASQVYSLITLTGSAAGLLAFAPLASTLGRRKTFLLYHLGALILVPLTFLTASTLLTTVVLLALMAAFVVGMHAGYAIYFPELFPTHLRATGSSFCFNVGRILGAVMLLVRGGLGAAIGVRPAVAVVSLVFLVGIALLTVAPETKGTELPEEDSAIA
- a CDS encoding PIG-L deacetylase family protein; the protein is MSTDPLLSGLPRRVLAIGAHPDDIEILCAGTLARFLDLGASVHLAVACQGDRGGLAGSDPELAARRRAEAEAAAALLGAPIDFLDFQDAGVFDTPEARDRFVAIIRKARPDLILTHAPEDYHIDHIRVGELTSAASWFAASPGHLGDQACLDRPPAIVFMDTIAGSGFEPSLYVDISEHFDLKRRMLACHASQTARNDGGIHALSDLAEVQARFRGFQVGVPFAEAFRPAPLWGRRRAGPLLP